The genomic window CCGATCTGGCGAACAAGAGCCGTGATGCGATTGCGCGCGCGTGAGTGCGTACCGATAGTGATCATAGTCCAAATCCCCCTCTATTGTTGGATGGCAGGTCGTGGCCTTGCCGTCCGGCGGCAGTTGACGGCCGGATGCACGTAAAGATTTCGGCCGCGAGAGCCGGATCGAGGTTCATGTCTTCGGGATAGACGGGGCGACGTTTCGCGAAGGGCAGCAGACCCGGTCGATAGTTCGAGATGCCCGGCGTATCGACGACGAAACAGGGGCCGATGGGGCCGAAGGATATTTTGAAGTGGTAGCCCGACTTGACGACGATCACGTTCTGGTCGGCGAGGTCGATGCCTTGGCTGCGGAAGGCGGCCGGGTCCTGGGTGAAGCCCGGCAGGCTCATCGCCAGCACGGTGAGGTTGCCCGATCGGAGCACGGCCGTGTCGCCGAGTGTAGCCGGTTCGTTCTTCAGATAGGGACCGTCGTGCACGAAATGCCCGTTGCCGAGGCCAAGAACCGTCCATTCCGCACGAAACGGCGCGACGCCTCTGGAGAGACCGCCGCCGATGGCCGCCTCGAACACTCCGCCGACGCTGGCCCGCTGTGCGGCGAAAACCGCGTCGCGATCGGTGACCGGGACGACCGCCTTGAGACTCGGCCAGTGCCGCGCGATTTCGGACATGATGACCGTACTGTCACCAGCCGCGCCGGCCAGCACGCGATCGCCCTGATCGCCCAGAATGACTGGCCTCGAAAAACGACCGGCGGCAACATCGGCGAGGGCTGTCTCCAGCGGCATGAAATCCGGGGTGAATTCGTCACGCAGGCGCCACAGCATGCGGGCGAGATCCTCGACAGCTTCGCGCGCGCTGCTGACGTCGCCGTTGGCAATCGCGGTGATGCACTGGTCACCGCCCGGCACATCGACGAGGGTCGTGCAATTGCAGATCGAAATGTCGAGCAGCGATGGATAATTGGCCAAGATCTCGCGTCGGCGTGCGTGGAGGGCGGCTAGAGGTCCCCGCGCGGTTTCCATCTGCGCCCCGAAAATGAGGGGTAGCCATAGGGCGGCCGTCACCGGCGCGATGCGACGTTGTATGGTTTCGACGAGCAGGGTCGCCGCACGCTCGCCGGCAACATCATAGTCCGTATGCGGATTGTCCTTGCAGGCCAGCACGAGATCCGCGCCGGCGAGCATCGTCTTGGTGACATGCGCATGCAGATCGAGGCTGACGGCGATGACTGCCTCCGGCCCGGCCGCCTCGCGCACAGCCGCGATCAGCGCGCCCTCCGGATCGTCGAGGCTTTCCGTGATCATAGCGCCGTGGAGATCGAGATAGATTCCATCCGGGCGCGAGATCTCGACGCCTGCGATGATTTCGTCGCGGAGCTGCGCAAATAGTCCGTCCTCCACAGGGCCACCGGGTGGCGCGACGGCGGAAAGGCCTGGCCGGATCTCGCAACCCAGGGCCGTTAGGGCACGGCAGGCGCCGCCGAGGGATGAATTCGACGCCGCCGCCTTTTTGAGCAGGCTCGCGCCCCGGACGATCGCGAAATTGTCGGCGCCGGTCTTGAGTCTGCTGAAACTATTGCCCTCATGAAAAAGGCTGGCGACGAATATGCGCATACCGATTGCCTCGCGAGGCCGGTTAATCTGGTCAGACGGTGATGGGGCGCGAGAGCGAGCGCTTACTGCTGAAGCCAGGCGTTCCAGCGATCGAGCAATCGCGCCTTGTTCGCGTTGATCCACTCGGCGTCTGGCACGATAAGACCGTTGAAAACCTCGGGAGCGAGCGGCAAGGCGTTCTGCGTCTCCGGGCTCATCATGGCGGCGGCTTTCCGGCTGGCGGGCGTACAGGTTTGAGCCTCGCAACGCTTCGCCTGGCCTTCGACATTTGACAGATAGAACTCCAGGAAACGCAGGGCGTTTTCGCGGTTAGGCGCCCCTTTGACGAGAGCCCAGCGGTCGCCGACGAGAACTGCCTGATCGAGGCTCCATTCGAGTGGCTGCTTCTCGGCCCGCAAGGCCGAGGCGCGTGTCTGCCAGATCATGCCCATCACATATTCGCCGTTGCGGAAGCCCTGGACGCTCTGGTCGCCCGTTTTCCACCAGAGCGCCACCTCAGGCCGGATCTCGTCCATTTTCCGGAAAGCACGGTCGAGATCGAGCGGAAACAGCTTGTCGGCAGGAACGCCATCGGCCAGCAGCGCGGCCGCCAGCACCCGCCATGGATCATTGAAGTTCGGCAGCGCGCGCGGGCCGGGGAAGTCCTTGACGTTCCAGAAGTCCGCCCATGTACGCGGCTTCGCGCCGGCAAACTTCTCGCCGTTGTAAACGAGCATCGTGGTGCCGTAGGCCGCCAGCACGCCCGCCGCGTTGCAGGCTCCCGGCAAGAGATCGTCACGGCTCGAAAACCGGGCACAGAAGGCGCTCATATCTTCGTTCAGGGCGCGATGCTCGGCCGACGACGACTGGATCTCACCGGCCTGGTAGAGGTCCCAGCTCACTTTTCCGGCCGCGACCATGGCTTTCACCCGGGCGACGTTTTGGGCATCCGAGCCAGAGACCGATACGATCTTGATGCCGGTTGCCTTCTCGAAAGGCTCGTAGAAGGTTTCACGCAGGACTTGCTCCTGGACGCCGCCGGTTGTCGTGATGACGAGTTCGTTCCGGGACTGGGCCTGGCTGCCCCCATTTGCGAGGCCCATCCCGATCAGGGCCGAAACAAGCAATGCTTTGCGATGGACCATGCGGATCTCCTGGCGTTCAGCTGTTCTGGCGTTCAGGCTGGGGCGAATTCGCCGCCGTTGATGTCGAGGACCGCGCCGTTCACGAAGCCGGCCTCAGGTGCGGACAGAAAGACGACGGCGCGGGCAATATCCTCCGGCAGCCCGAGGCGGCGGGCCGGAATCCGGGACAATGCTGATTGGTTGGCAGGGGATGATGACTGGCCCGTCATCTCCGTCAGGATCCGGCCGGGACAAATGGTATTCGCCGTGATCCCATACTCCGAATATTCCGAGACGATGGAGCGGGCCAATCCGGCCAGTGCCGCCTTGGAAGCGACATAGCTTGCCCCGGCGATGCGCGGCGCCGTGCGCCCGGCGATCGAGCCGATCAGGATGATCCGGCCGTGACGTCTTTCCACCATGCCGGGCAGGACCGCCTGGCAACAGAGCAACGCGCCGGTCAGATTGACGGACAGCACGTCGTTCCATTCAGCGAGTGGTATCTCGCCGAGCGGTGTGCGGCCGCCCGGCCGTTTGGGTGAGAAGCCCGCGTTGCAGATGAGCGCGTCGATCCGTTTGAAGCGAACGGAAACGGCGGTGAAGAAGCCGGTGATAGCGGCCGGTTCCCGCAGATCGAGCGTATCAGCGAACAGACGGTCGTCTCCGAAACGCTCCGCCAGTGTCTCGCGGGCGCTCTCGACATGAGCGCGCTGCTGACTGAACAGCGCGACAGCCCAGCCTGCCGTCAGCAGGGCTTCCGCGGCGGCGAGGCCGATGCCGGAACTGCCACCCGAGACGACAGCGACAGGACGCGCATGTTCCATCAGACGAGCTCCGGTTCCGGTGCGACGGCGAGATCGAGCGTGCCGTCGAAAAGTGAAATCGCCGGATGCGCGCCGGGATCGGTTATGATCTCGACCAAAGTCGGCTGATCGTTGCCGAGCGCCTCACGAAGAGCCGGCAGGATGTTTGAAGGCGTGTCGACCTGGATACCCACGCAACCACAGGCGCGGGCGATCGCGACATGGTCGACCGGGGCGAAATGGCAGGCCGTGGTATAGGCCCCGAACTTCACGGTCTCGGCATCCTTCTGGTAGCCGAGGATGCCGTTGTTCAGGACGATGACCGTGAGCGCGATGCCCATCCGCACCATCGTCTCGAGTTCCGCCCAGGAATGGGCGAAGCCGCCGTCGCCGACGAGCGCGACGACCCGCGCCTCGGGCTTTGCGACCTTCGCGCCCATCGCGAGCGGCAAGCCCCAGCCAAGACCCGCGAGGCCGCGGGGTGTCAGGAAGCGCATGCCGGGCGCCATTCCGCGCAACTGGCCGACGACCCACATGGAGGAATAGCTCGCATCCGCGACGACGATGGTGTCGGGTGTCAGCAGTCTCTGCAACTCGGCCATGACCCGCTCGGGCCTGATCGGGCTCGTATTGTGCTGGACGAGAGGGGCGCGGGATGTCTCGAAACGACGCCAGATTTCGGCGATGCGGGCTTCCAGAGCGGGACGCGCGTGGGTGCGTGTTGAAAGATCCATCCGCCCAAGCGCCTCCGCTAGCGCTTCAACCGTCTCGGCGGCGGTACCGACAAGGCGAAGCGCTTCGTAGTTTCGCCCGATCTCCTGCGGATCGATGTCGATCTGGATAACGCGCGCCGTCGGGGGAACAAGCCTCCAGCTGTCGGTGCCATTCTGGTTGTTGCGCGTACCAATCTGCAAGATCAGGTCAGCTTCCGCGAGCAGGGTGCGGCTGTAGCGGCCAAGCGAGGCCGGCCCGACAAGCGCGCCGAGCACGCCGCAGGACAGGGCGTGGTGCTCGTTGACGGCTCCCTTTCCCATGTTCGTTGTGAAGACGGGCAGGGCCGCGAGGTCTTGAAGCCGCGCCAGGGCGGCTGGCGCGCCTTCGGAGAGCGCGCCTCCGCCGGCCATGACAACCGGATGCCGTGCCGTGGCGATCGCCCGGGCGGCGGCTTCGATATCGGCTTGAGCCGGACGGATGCTATCGAGGGGGAAGCTGCCGAAGTTCGCACGGCGCTGGAACGCCGACGGTATCGCTGTCTCACGCAGGAGATCTGCCGGCAGGAGCAACACTGCAGGCCCGGGCCGGCCGCTCGCGGCGGCGGCAAAGGCCGCATCGATATAGTCGTCGACGCGATCGGCGCCGGACAACCTGCGGGTCCATTTCGCGCAGGGCGCGAACAGCGCGACTTGATCGAGATCCTGGAAGGCGTTCTTATCGACCTGATGCCGTTCGACGTCCTGGACAAGCGCGACGATCGGAATGCTCGCCTTCAAGGCTTCAGCCAGAGGCGGCACGAGAAGGGTAGCGGCCGGCCCGTTCTGTGCGGCGACGACAGAAACGCGCCCCGAGATCCGGGCAAAGCCGTCGGCCATCGCACCGCCCATGTTCTCCTGGCGGTAAGCGATCTGCCGGATACCGATCGCCTCGGCGGCGAGGATGACCGCGGAGGGGAGGCTCTGCCCGAAGATCACTTCGACGCCATGGCGCTTCAGGGCATGGGCAATCGCTTGCGCGACGGTGGGGTTCGGGTTGGTCATGCTGCGAGGCTTTCGATGAGGTCGCTACGCGAGGCGAGAAAGTCGTCGAAGACCGAGGCGACGCGATCGGTATCCTCGGTGGTCATCGGGGTGGACAGGCAGGCAGCGGCACCGTCCGGGAGGATGATTTCGCATTCGGCGAAGGCGCGACTGAGTTCTTTCATGACATGCGCTTGTGCGGTCGTCGGCGTCGCCTCGCGGAAATCACGGGGAAGGACAGCCTTCGGGTGGATCCGGAAGAGGGACGCTGCACCCGAGATCGAAAACGGAGCACGGTTTCGCGCGATCGCGGCCGTGAGCTGCCCACGCAGCCGGTCTCCCAGCTGTTCGAGATGCGCAAAGGCGTCTCTGTCCAGCGCGGTCATTGAAGCGAGGCCGGCCACCATCGACAGCGGATTGGCCGAGAAGGTCCCGCCTTGTGGCAGAAGGGGCCGCCCGCCGGATGCGTCGAAGACGCCCATCACCTCGCGATTGCCGGCGATTGCACCGACGGGGAGGCCTCCGCCGATGATCTTTCCGAATGTGAAGAGGTCCGGAACAAGTCCGTATCGCGCGGAAGCGCCTTCATAGTCTTGTCGGAAGCTCAGCACCTCGTCGGCGATGATGAGAACACCATGTTTCTTGGCCACGCGCTGGATCGCTGACACGAAATCGGGGGTTGGGGCGATCAGGCCCGCCCGGCTCGGCATCGGATCAAGGACGATCGCCGCCAAATTCTCGGCATGGGATGCGATCTGCTTTTCCAAAAGAGCGACGTCATTGAAACGGAGCGGCACCACTTCGCTCAGGACGGACGCCGGCATGCCGCGGTAGTAGGATACGGCTGCCGGCGCGTCCTCCGGCCCCCAGTTGCCTGGTGTGCTCGCCTGGCTGACTTCGACCCAGTCGTAGGCACCGTGATAGGCGCCCTCGATCTTGGCGATCGCGGAGCGCGCGGTGAAAGCGCGGGCGGCCTTGATGGCAAACATCACCGCTTCTGAGCCCGTATTGACGAAGCGGATCGTCTCGGCGCCGGGAACGCGGTCGCAGATCAGTTCAGCGAGGTCGATCTCAGCCAGCGTTGGATTG from Hyphomicrobiales bacterium includes these protein-coding regions:
- a CDS encoding Glutamate-1-semialdehyde 2,1-aminomutase, producing MTAITTEGHNSVGSASREAFKRAQNVFIDGTTRVTIERDPIPRYMDKGEGAYLVDVDGRRFLDLNGNFTTLIHGHRFQPVIEAVTRQLQSGTCFANPTLAEIDLAELICDRVPGAETIRFVNTGSEAVMFAIKAARAFTARSAIAKIEGAYHGAYDWVEVSQASTPGNWGPEDAPAAVSYYRGMPASVLSEVVPLRFNDVALLEKQIASHAENLAAIVLDPMPSRAGLIAPTPDFVSAIQRVAKKHGVLIIADEVLSFRQDYEGASARYGLVPDLFTFGKIIGGGLPVGAIAGNREVMGVFDASGGRPLLPQGGTFSANPLSMVAGLASMTALDRDAFAHLEQLGDRLRGQLTAAIARNRAPFSISGAASLFRIHPKAVLPRDFREATPTTAQAHVMKELSRAFAECEIILPDGAAACLSTPMTTEDTDRVASVFDDFLASRSDLIESLAA
- a CDS encoding Spermidine/putrescine-binding protein; its protein translation is MVHRKALLVSALIGMGLANGGSQAQSRNELVITTTGGVQEQVLRETFYEPFEKATGIKIVSVSGSDAQNVARVKAMVAAGKVSWDLYQAGEIQSSSAEHRALNEDMSAFCARFSSRDDLLPGACNAAGVLAAYGTTMLVYNGEKFAGAKPRTWADFWNVKDFPGPRALPNFNDPWRVLAAALLADGVPADKLFPLDLDRAFRKMDEIRPEVALWWKTGDQSVQGFRNGEYVMGMIWQTRASALRAEKQPLEWSLDQAVLVGDRWALVKGAPNRENALRFLEFYLSNVEGQAKRCEAQTCTPASRKAAAMMSPETQNALPLAPEVFNGLIVPDAEWINANKARLLDRWNAWLQQ
- a CDS encoding 3-oxoacyl-(acyl-carrier protein) reductase, producing the protein MEHARPVAVVSGGSSGIGLAAAEALLTAGWAVALFSQQRAHVESARETLAERFGDDRLFADTLDLREPAAITGFFTAVSVRFKRIDALICNAGFSPKRPGGRTPLGEIPLAEWNDVLSVNLTGALLCCQAVLPGMVERRHGRIILIGSIAGRTAPRIAGASYVASKAALAGLARSIVSEYSEYGITANTICPGRILTEMTGQSSSPANQSALSRIPARRLGLPEDIARAVVFLSAPEAGFVNGAVLDINGGEFAPA
- a CDS encoding Acetolactate synthase-1/2/3 large subunit, coding for MTNPNPTVAQAIAHALKRHGVEVIFGQSLPSAVILAAEAIGIRQIAYRQENMGGAMADGFARISGRVSVVAAQNGPAATLLVPPLAEALKASIPIVALVQDVERHQVDKNAFQDLDQVALFAPCAKWTRRLSGADRVDDYIDAAFAAAASGRPGPAVLLLPADLLRETAIPSAFQRRANFGSFPLDSIRPAQADIEAAARAIATARHPVVMAGGGALSEGAPAALARLQDLAALPVFTTNMGKGAVNEHHALSCGVLGALVGPASLGRYSRTLLAEADLILQIGTRNNQNGTDSWRLVPPTARVIQIDIDPQEIGRNYEALRLVGTAAETVEALAEALGRMDLSTRTHARPALEARIAEIWRRFETSRAPLVQHNTSPIRPERVMAELQRLLTPDTIVVADASYSSMWVVGQLRGMAPGMRFLTPRGLAGLGWGLPLAMGAKVAKPEARVVALVGDGGFAHSWAELETMVRMGIALTVIVLNNGILGYQKDAETVKFGAYTTACHFAPVDHVAIARACGCVGIQVDTPSNILPALREALGNDQPTLVEIITDPGAHPAISLFDGTLDLAVAPEPELV
- a CDS encoding Microcystinase C; amino-acid sequence: MRIFVASLFHEGNSFSRLKTGADNFAIVRGASLLKKAAASNSSLGGACRALTALGCEIRPGLSAVAPPGGPVEDGLFAQLRDEIIAGVEISRPDGIYLDLHGAMITESLDDPEGALIAAVREAAGPEAVIAVSLDLHAHVTKTMLAGADLVLACKDNPHTDYDVAGERAATLLVETIQRRIAPVTAALWLPLIFGAQMETARGPLAALHARRREILANYPSLLDISICNCTTLVDVPGGDQCITAIANGDVSSAREAVEDLARMLWRLRDEFTPDFMPLETALADVAAGRFSRPVILGDQGDRVLAGAAGDSTVIMSEIARHWPSLKAVVPVTDRDAVFAAQRASVGGVFEAAIGGGLSRGVAPFRAEWTVLGLGNGHFVHDGPYLKNEPATLGDTAVLRSGNLTVLAMSLPGFTQDPAAFRSQGIDLADQNVIVVKSGYHFKISFGPIGPCFVVDTPGISNYRPGLLPFAKRRPVYPEDMNLDPALAAEIFTCIRPSTAAGRQGHDLPSNNRGGFGL